Proteins encoded within one genomic window of Halodesulfurarchaeum formicicum:
- a CDS encoding DUF402 domain-containing protein codes for MTDGEDTPAVRVRGIYATALTELLRESGAAQVVDPSPAIAARFDGGFPAAAPVATVDMTEDRLGVSISGAPTATETVADQLAAVAIDTFDWTDPAPASAIFEGEVTETAGRGLIVDLDGTEGYLPNRATNDDLDVGESVRVQVQEPAPPWRDSRPRLGTTLRSPGGLATLVRGVDALVADTPDGSADHELARTTELLPVSIPENWGVEWASGAAEAEMATLEAALQRAVEHAREIESALDGATGPIARPQATNWLRFGRETRFALDEYRSAVTETIPGHHRIKAGGEDAGTAVDFVESLGQAIETFPFGPVTDALGPAVEESVRIVHSKPDGQEFALGRGTVTDRSTEKERVTVERELTSAGTYDALGTAREPGDTATTRFAEGRWWYPTVYRGTDGTPKGTYVNIATPVEVFPDAVRYVDLYIDVIKKPDGTVEIVDAAELEAAVQNGHVPEAVAERATDVAERVKTVLSG; via the coding sequence ATGACAGACGGCGAGGACACCCCGGCCGTTCGCGTGCGGGGGATCTACGCGACGGCCCTGACCGAACTGCTCCGCGAGTCGGGAGCCGCCCAGGTGGTCGACCCCTCCCCGGCGATCGCGGCGCGGTTCGACGGCGGGTTCCCGGCGGCAGCTCCCGTGGCGACCGTGGACATGACCGAGGACCGGCTCGGGGTCTCGATTTCGGGTGCCCCGACCGCCACTGAAACAGTTGCCGACCAGCTCGCTGCGGTCGCGATCGACACCTTCGACTGGACAGACCCGGCTCCAGCAAGCGCGATTTTCGAGGGCGAGGTCACGGAGACGGCCGGTCGGGGGCTGATCGTCGATCTCGATGGAACTGAGGGTTATCTCCCAAATCGGGCGACGAACGACGACCTCGACGTGGGCGAGTCGGTCCGCGTCCAGGTACAGGAGCCGGCCCCGCCCTGGCGGGACTCGCGGCCCCGGCTTGGAACGACGCTGCGCTCCCCTGGTGGGCTCGCGACCTTGGTCAGGGGCGTTGACGCGCTGGTGGCCGATACCCCCGATGGCAGCGCGGATCACGAACTCGCCCGGACGACCGAGCTGCTACCGGTCTCGATCCCCGAGAACTGGGGCGTCGAATGGGCCTCCGGAGCGGCCGAGGCCGAGATGGCGACGCTCGAAGCCGCCCTCCAGCGAGCGGTCGAGCACGCCCGCGAGATCGAATCTGCGCTGGATGGTGCCACAGGTCCGATCGCCCGGCCCCAGGCCACGAATTGGCTGCGGTTCGGTCGGGAAACGCGGTTCGCACTTGACGAGTACCGCTCGGCGGTGACCGAGACGATCCCGGGCCACCACCGCATCAAGGCCGGCGGTGAGGACGCCGGAACGGCAGTCGACTTCGTCGAGTCCCTCGGCCAGGCAATCGAGACCTTCCCCTTCGGGCCCGTGACCGACGCGCTCGGACCGGCGGTCGAGGAGTCCGTTCGAATCGTTCACAGCAAGCCAGACGGGCAGGAGTTCGCGCTCGGCCGGGGGACCGTGACCGACCGCTCGACCGAGAAAGAACGGGTCACCGTCGAACGGGAGCTGACGAGTGCCGGCACGTATGACGCGCTTGGAACCGCTCGCGAACCGGGAGACACGGCGACCACCCGCTTTGCCGAGGGGCGGTGGTGGTATCCAACCGTCTACCGAGGCACGGACGGGACGCCGAAAGGCACCTACGTGAACATCGCGACGCCGGTCGAGGTGTTCCCCGACGCCGTCCGGTACGTGGACCTGTACATCGACGTGATCAAGAAGCCGGACGGCACTGTCGAGATCGTGGACGCCGCGGAACTCGAAGCGGCGGTCCAGAACGGCCACGTCCCGGAAGCGGTTGCCGAACGGGCGACGGACGTCGCCGAACGCGTGAAAACGGTTCTCTCCGGGTAG
- a CDS encoding NifU family protein, whose product MTEETALADRIESWLSVNMPMIQSHGGTSAIRSVDAETGTVVVELGGACDGCGISHTTEETLQEELTSHFEAISTVTVEYGGGDDWAVDQPENYMGIDRTQGGRGGQGKSRPASDFF is encoded by the coding sequence ATGACCGAGGAGACGGCCCTCGCGGACCGGATCGAATCCTGGCTGTCCGTAAACATGCCGATGATCCAGTCCCACGGCGGCACCAGCGCGATCCGCTCGGTCGACGCCGAGACGGGAACGGTCGTGGTCGAACTCGGTGGGGCCTGTGACGGCTGTGGCATCAGTCACACCACCGAGGAGACCCTGCAAGAAGAGCTCACGAGTCACTTCGAGGCGATCAGTACGGTCACCGTCGAATACGGCGGCGGGGACGACTGGGCGGTCGACCAGCCGGAGAACTACATGGGCATCGACCGGACCCAGGGCGGCCGAGGCGGGCAGGGGAAGAGCCGCCCCGCGAGTGACTTCTTCTGA
- a CDS encoding RNA ligase partner protein — protein MAEEPLKQRFVVDTSAFLTEEIRREDEDLEAALERFVDLIADAKLELGISCYMPPSIQEELMRMLETRNVSEELRSRLNTWIIRKNPAHYEVMIPAEVVYEFVQEMSDRVDRGLRVSERAVRDAQEAEAEALDEHEYKTPTDEVISDLRDKYRRALRQGILDSREDFDLLVLAREMNAGVVTEDAGIINWAEEFGLRYMRGREFPGLLEEYLAAAQRSNDRED, from the coding sequence ATGGCCGAGGAACCTCTCAAACAGCGGTTCGTCGTCGACACCTCCGCTTTCCTCACCGAGGAGATCCGCCGCGAGGACGAGGACCTGGAGGCGGCCCTCGAACGGTTCGTGGACCTGATCGCCGACGCGAAGCTGGAGCTGGGGATCTCCTGTTACATGCCGCCCTCGATCCAGGAGGAACTCATGCGGATGCTAGAGACCCGAAACGTGAGCGAGGAGCTGCGCTCACGGTTGAACACCTGGATCATCCGGAAGAACCCGGCCCACTACGAGGTGATGATCCCCGCGGAGGTCGTCTACGAGTTCGTCCAGGAGATGTCAGACCGCGTGGACCGGGGGCTGCGAGTCTCCGAACGAGCCGTCCGGGATGCCCAGGAGGCAGAGGCCGAGGCCCTGGACGAGCACGAGTACAAGACCCCGACCGACGAGGTGATCTCCGATCTGCGGGACAAGTATCGCCGGGCCCTCAGACAGGGAATTCTGGACTCGCGGGAGGATTTTGACCTGCTCGTGCTGGCCCGCGAGATGAACGCCGGCGTGGTGACCGAGGACGCGGGGATCATCAACTGGGCCGAGGAGTTCGGCCTGCGGTACATGCGCGGCCGGGAGTTTCCGGGGCTGCTCGAGGAGTATCTGGCCGCCGCCCAGCGCTCGAACGACCGCGAGGACTGA
- a CDS encoding aminomethyltransferase family protein, which translates to MSSDDSARDAGEAAHPNHPQVDQSDRVLPRNLRQTGAPDIEMLVSTRIRKSPFFHKSFNEEEAWRATTYNRMYHPRGFDDLEDGGPTSEHETLVNTVTLWDVAVQRQIRVQGPEAEDLVDYVVTRDATEIEPMKGKYVIACNEDGGILNDPVLLRLGEDEFWFSIPDSDLMQWIQGVNVGMEFDAEVDEIDVAPMQIQGPRSEDVLVDLVGEEVTEMPYYGLLETEINGQDVLVSQTGFSGEKGFEVYVKEASKNAERVWDPVLETVEAHGGRQIAVGHQRRIAAGILSWGQDMDHETSPFQVNLGYHVPDDKEGDYVGKEELERQKELIENGEYPFTHKLVGLKMAGEPITDYAPDFWLVSDPETGEEVGYVTSPWWNEELETNIALAHVPAAKLEELDVPLDDRVYEEDTDIEFAVHLPDEYAEEPGEPVYATVSEVPFQPSVNPSAREQAKLNAKSDMQSE; encoded by the coding sequence GTGTCTTCTGACGACAGCGCACGCGACGCAGGCGAAGCGGCCCACCCAAACCACCCGCAAGTAGACCAGTCCGACCGAGTCCTGCCCCGAAACCTCCGACAGACCGGGGCCCCGGATATCGAAATGCTCGTCTCGACGCGCATCCGCAAGTCGCCGTTTTTCCACAAGTCCTTCAACGAGGAGGAGGCCTGGCGTGCGACCACGTACAACCGGATGTATCACCCGCGAGGGTTCGATGATCTCGAGGACGGCGGCCCGACGTCGGAACACGAGACCCTCGTCAATACGGTCACGCTCTGGGACGTCGCGGTCCAGCGCCAGATTCGCGTGCAGGGCCCGGAAGCGGAGGATCTGGTGGATTACGTCGTCACGCGTGACGCCACCGAAATCGAGCCGATGAAGGGGAAATACGTCATTGCCTGCAACGAGGACGGCGGGATCCTCAACGACCCCGTGCTACTCCGACTCGGCGAGGACGAGTTCTGGTTCTCCATCCCGGACTCGGATCTGATGCAGTGGATCCAGGGCGTGAACGTCGGCATGGAGTTCGACGCCGAGGTCGACGAGATCGACGTCGCCCCGATGCAGATCCAGGGCCCGCGCTCGGAGGACGTGCTCGTGGACCTCGTGGGCGAGGAAGTCACGGAGATGCCCTATTATGGCCTGCTGGAGACCGAGATCAACGGCCAGGACGTCCTGGTGAGCCAGACCGGCTTCTCCGGCGAGAAGGGCTTTGAGGTCTACGTGAAGGAGGCCTCGAAGAACGCCGAGCGGGTCTGGGACCCGGTCCTGGAAACTGTCGAGGCCCACGGGGGTCGACAGATCGCGGTCGGCCACCAGCGTCGGATCGCCGCGGGGATCCTCTCGTGGGGCCAGGACATGGACCACGAGACCTCCCCGTTCCAGGTCAACCTGGGCTATCACGTCCCCGACGACAAAGAGGGCGACTACGTCGGGAAGGAGGAACTCGAACGCCAGAAGGAACTGATCGAGAACGGCGAGTATCCGTTCACCCACAAGCTGGTCGGGCTGAAGATGGCCGGCGAGCCCATTACGGATTACGCACCGGACTTCTGGTTGGTCTCGGACCCCGAGACGGGCGAGGAAGTCGGCTACGTCACCTCGCCCTGGTGGAACGAGGAGCTGGAGACGAACATCGCGCTGGCCCACGTGCCCGCAGCGAAGCTCGAGGAGCTAGACGTGCCACTCGACGACCGGGTCTACGAGGAAGATACGGACATCGAGTTCGCCGTCCACCTCCCCGACGAGTACGCCGAGGAGCCGGGTGAACCCGTCTACGCGACAGTCTCGGAAGTGCCCTTCCAGCCCTCGGTCAACCCGAGTGCCCGAGAACAGGCCAAACTGAACGCGAAGTCGGACATGCAAAGCGAGTAA
- the uvrA gene encoding excinuclease ABC subunit UvrA: protein MSEETIEVRGAEAHNLKDLDVSIPRETLTVVTGLSGSGKSSLAFDTVYAEGQRRYIESLSAYARNFLGQMDKPQVESVDGLSPAISIDQKNAANNPRSTVGTVTELHDYLRLLYARVGVPHCPECGREVGEQSPQQMVRRILEFPEGTRAKIAAPIVRDQKGAFEDLFDDLLGEGYARVEVDGEPSDLATETPDLDENYDHTIDVIVDRVKVSEDARSRITDSVETALEEADGVLKVILPDPPADVDVGSTARSTGDLAAEEEDESLAVEFSEELACVHCGIDLPEIETRSFSFNSPHGACPACEGLGETKEVSEDLVVTDPEKPLRSVFEPWSYDRSYYRNLLDNVAEHFDVSVETPFEELSSAVQEAFLWGTQEDVHFERRTKNGVRHKDEPFEGVIPNLERRYEETDSDRVRDHIEDYMSVTTCPVCEGSRLKAESRAVLVDGTSITEVNRMSVAEAHEHFAGMESNLSERDRTIAEEILKEIRARLGFMQEVGLDYLTLDREASTLSGGESQRIRLATQIGSGLVGVLYVLDEPSIGLHQRDNDRLLNTLAELRDLGNTLVVVEHDEETMWRADEIIDLGPGPGRHGGQVVAQGDPEDLMAASDSLTGDYLAGRKQIPVPETRREPDGHLTVQGARQHNLADLDVEIPLSVFTAITGVSGSGKSTLMHDVLYKGLAREMNDNTSVVPGEHDDIEGLDAIESVRLIDQSPIGRTPRSNPATYTGVFDYVRERFAETKLAKQRGYDKGRFSFNVKGGRCEACGGQGTVTIEMNFLSDVEVPCEECGGARYNDETLDVTLREKTIADILDMTVEEALEFFEADSRISRRLQLLADVGLDYMRLGQPSTTLSGGEAQRIKLAEELGKQDSGETLYLLDEPTTGLHKADERKLIDVLHRLVEKGNSVVVIEHELDLVKNADHVIDLGPEGGERGGEVVAAGTPETIATNDESYTGRYLRDKLPTVELDGPRAGERTAGRASGD, encoded by the coding sequence ATGAGTGAGGAGACAATCGAGGTCCGCGGGGCCGAGGCGCACAACCTGAAGGACCTCGACGTTTCCATTCCGCGCGAGACGTTGACCGTCGTGACGGGACTGTCGGGTTCCGGGAAGTCCTCGCTGGCCTTCGATACGGTGTATGCCGAGGGCCAGCGCCGGTACATCGAGTCCCTCTCCGCGTACGCCCGAAACTTCCTCGGGCAGATGGACAAGCCACAGGTCGAGTCGGTCGATGGCCTCTCCCCGGCCATCTCGATCGACCAGAAGAACGCCGCGAACAACCCCCGATCGACGGTCGGGACCGTGACCGAACTCCACGATTATCTCCGCCTGCTGTATGCCCGGGTCGGGGTCCCGCACTGTCCGGAGTGTGGTCGCGAGGTCGGCGAGCAGAGCCCCCAGCAGATGGTCCGTCGCATCCTCGAATTTCCCGAAGGCACCCGGGCGAAGATCGCCGCGCCGATCGTCCGGGACCAGAAGGGCGCCTTCGAGGACCTGTTCGACGACCTCCTGGGCGAGGGCTACGCCCGCGTGGAGGTCGACGGTGAACCCTCCGACCTGGCCACCGAGACGCCCGACCTCGACGAGAACTACGATCACACGATCGACGTGATCGTCGACCGGGTGAAAGTGAGCGAGGACGCCCGCTCGCGGATCACCGACTCGGTCGAAACCGCCCTTGAGGAGGCCGATGGCGTGCTCAAGGTCATTCTCCCCGACCCGCCAGCGGACGTGGACGTGGGATCGACGGCCCGATCCACGGGCGATCTGGCGGCCGAGGAAGAGGATGAATCGCTCGCGGTGGAGTTCTCCGAGGAGTTGGCCTGTGTCCACTGTGGCATCGACCTTCCCGAGATCGAGACCCGATCATTCTCCTTCAACAGCCCACACGGGGCCTGTCCGGCCTGTGAGGGACTGGGCGAGACCAAGGAGGTGAGCGAGGACCTCGTGGTGACCGACCCCGAAAAGCCCCTGCGTTCGGTTTTCGAGCCCTGGAGTTACGACCGCTCGTACTACCGCAATCTGCTGGACAACGTGGCCGAGCACTTCGACGTGAGCGTCGAGACCCCCTTCGAAGAACTCTCCTCGGCCGTTCAGGAGGCTTTCCTCTGGGGGACCCAGGAGGACGTCCACTTCGAGCGCCGGACCAAAAACGGCGTCCGGCACAAGGACGAGCCCTTCGAGGGTGTCATTCCGAACCTGGAGCGCCGCTACGAGGAGACGGATTCGGACCGGGTGCGCGATCACATCGAGGACTACATGTCGGTCACCACCTGCCCGGTCTGTGAGGGGTCCCGTCTAAAGGCCGAGAGCCGGGCGGTCCTCGTCGACGGCACCTCGATCACCGAGGTCAATCGAATGAGCGTCGCGGAGGCCCACGAGCACTTCGCGGGCATGGAGTCGAACCTCTCCGAGCGGGACCGAACGATCGCCGAGGAGATCCTCAAGGAGATCCGGGCCCGCCTGGGCTTCATGCAGGAGGTCGGCCTTGACTATCTCACCCTCGATCGGGAGGCCAGCACGCTCTCGGGCGGGGAGAGCCAGCGCATTCGGCTGGCGACCCAGATCGGGTCCGGGCTGGTCGGCGTCCTCTATGTCCTCGACGAGCCCTCGATCGGGCTCCACCAGCGGGACAACGACCGCCTCCTGAACACCCTGGCGGAGCTTCGGGACCTGGGGAACACGCTGGTCGTCGTCGAACACGACGAGGAGACGATGTGGCGGGCCGACGAGATAATCGATTTGGGTCCCGGCCCCGGCCGACATGGCGGCCAGGTCGTCGCACAGGGCGACCCGGAGGACCTGATGGCCGCTTCAGACTCGCTCACGGGGGACTATCTCGCGGGGCGAAAGCAGATTCCGGTCCCGGAAACTCGTCGGGAGCCCGACGGTCATCTCACAGTGCAAGGAGCCCGTCAGCACAACCTCGCTGACCTGGACGTGGAGATTCCGCTCTCGGTGTTCACGGCGATCACCGGGGTCTCGGGGTCGGGAAAATCCACGCTCATGCACGACGTGCTCTACAAGGGCCTGGCCCGCGAGATGAACGACAACACCTCGGTCGTGCCGGGTGAGCACGACGACATCGAGGGGCTCGATGCGATCGAATCGGTGCGGCTGATCGACCAGTCCCCGATCGGGCGCACCCCGCGGTCGAACCCGGCGACCTACACCGGCGTCTTCGATTACGTCCGGGAGCGATTCGCGGAGACCAAACTCGCCAAGCAGCGCGGCTACGACAAGGGTCGGTTCTCCTTCAACGTCAAGGGCGGCCGGTGTGAGGCCTGCGGTGGCCAGGGAACGGTCACCATCGAGATGAACTTCCTCTCGGACGTCGAGGTCCCCTGCGAGGAGTGTGGCGGGGCCCGGTACAACGACGAAACGCTTGACGTGACACTTCGCGAGAAGACCATCGCCGACATCCTGGATATGACCGTCGAGGAGGCCCTGGAGTTCTTCGAGGCGGACTCCCGGATCAGCCGGCGGCTCCAGTTGCTCGCGGACGTCGGCCTGGACTACATGCGCCTGGGCCAGCCCTCGACGACGCTCTCCGGCGGGGAGGCCCAGCGGATCAAACTCGCGGAGGAACTGGGAAAACAGGACTCGGGGGAAACCCTCTATCTCCTCGACGAACCCACGACGGGCCTGCACAAGGCCGACGAGCGCAAACTCATCGACGTGCTCCACCGGCTGGTCGAGAAGGGCAACAGCGTCGTCGTCATCGAGCACGAACTCGATCTGGTGAAAAACGCCGACCACGTGATCGACCTCGGGCCCGAAGGTGGGGAACGTGGCGGCGAAGTCGTCGCGGCCGGCACGCCGGAGACGATCGCGACGAACGACGAGTCTTACACGGGTCGGTATCTTCGGGACAAACTCCCGACGGTCGAACTTGACGGCCCCCGGGCCGGGGAACGAACCGCGGGTCGGGCCAGCGGGGACTGA
- a CDS encoding RNA ligase — MTGMDEASLFGVEPEELSAVRSAFTEATYRGLEYAYLGSPTRGIERGTVRIADTLVRGYPSTPRVLMLDPGVPTFFDGPLAIEEKLNGYNVRIAHVGEPLAFTRSGRICPYTTRIAREQLNLQAFFAAHPDRMLCAEFVGPENPYTPHEYDVDSLEPRVFDVRHRETGRPMPVKQRRAIAERFDFPQPDWFGVVDPGDIESIREAITELDARGREGIVMQSMDGRDLLKYTTAATHRQDLESAFALPFDYGQEFLFSRLIREGFQAVEFDADETAIRERAHGLGEAILEPMVETIRAVEAGETVGERHTVRGSDSAVGELLIHLEEQGLSIEIEADRRQGGERIVEFVKISNTTRDKIEHFLAGGTIDQ, encoded by the coding sequence ATGACCGGTATGGACGAGGCCTCCCTGTTCGGGGTCGAACCCGAGGAACTCTCGGCGGTCCGATCGGCGTTTACCGAGGCCACGTACCGGGGGCTGGAGTACGCGTATCTGGGTAGCCCGACCCGTGGCATCGAGCGCGGGACGGTCCGTATCGCCGACACGCTGGTCCGGGGCTATCCCAGCACGCCTCGCGTGCTCATGCTCGACCCGGGCGTCCCGACGTTCTTCGATGGCCCACTCGCCATCGAGGAGAAACTCAATGGGTACAACGTCCGGATCGCCCACGTCGGCGAGCCACTGGCCTTCACCCGGAGCGGGCGGATCTGTCCGTACACGACACGAATCGCCCGCGAGCAGTTAAACCTGCAGGCCTTCTTCGCCGCCCATCCCGACCGCATGCTGTGTGCGGAGTTCGTCGGCCCGGAGAACCCCTACACGCCCCACGAGTACGATGTCGACTCCCTGGAACCGCGTGTTTTCGACGTGCGACATCGGGAGACTGGCCGGCCGATGCCGGTGAAACAGCGCCGGGCCATCGCCGAGCGCTTTGACTTTCCCCAGCCGGACTGGTTCGGGGTGGTCGACCCCGGGGACATCGAATCCATCCGAGAGGCGATCACGGAACTCGACGCCCGTGGCCGGGAGGGGATCGTCATGCAATCGATGGATGGCCGGGACCTCCTCAAGTACACGACTGCGGCCACCCACCGCCAGGACCTCGAATCGGCGTTTGCCCTCCCCTTCGACTACGGTCAGGAGTTTCTCTTCTCGCGGCTGATCCGTGAGGGGTTCCAGGCCGTCGAATTCGACGCGGACGAGACGGCGATCCGGGAACGGGCCCACGGCCTCGGTGAGGCCATCCTCGAACCGATGGTCGAGACCATCCGGGCCGTCGAGGCGGGCGAGACCGTCGGGGAGCGCCACACTGTCCGGGGCAGTGACAGTGCGGTCGGGGAGTTGCTCATCCACCTGGAGGAACAGGGGCTCAGCATCGAGATCGAGGCCGACCGCCGGCAGGGCGGGGAGCGAATCGTCGAGTTCGTCAAGATCTCGAACACCACCCGGGACAAGATCGAACACTTCCTCGCGGGCGGGACCATCGATCAGTAG
- a CDS encoding metallophosphoesterase codes for MGAEAEDRVYYVISDLHIGGDEQLEAVEFLPELLAFLDRLAHTEENAELIINGDAFGLWEFTEIEGIEKFEALEERYPTLFEQLRETGANIPITLVPGNHDHELAAHEAYVERFAAYNVDLVVEQSIERVVGETRIHFEHGHQQDPNNRIEDWGNPHASPLGYYFNTLVTSRAGRLSDRGRFNWLKDVQAVTPTERIPAWLISKYFYREMNPLIRYALVPFLLLFNISAVLAVLAGLDLVGIWSWPVEWTTTALGQLGTAGTAIWFLLAVNVAVAGLLLLVGIPLYFLRRDVRQTVNRFGVFETDLTVNTVEPYEDAARAVFEAKPDTRIFCYGHTHRPSIRPVEDGLLVNTGTWLKRLHRREGVIGILPSVFYPTYQLSAVRIAAEPEGVSVEFEPIQKPNPTPEELTRTERFVTLGREPDPDLPDRAVLRTEQSRRE; via the coding sequence ATGGGAGCCGAGGCCGAAGATCGGGTCTATTATGTCATCAGTGACCTCCACATCGGCGGCGACGAGCAACTCGAAGCCGTCGAGTTCCTCCCGGAGTTGCTGGCGTTTCTCGACCGACTGGCCCACACAGAGGAAAACGCCGAGCTGATCATCAACGGCGACGCCTTCGGACTCTGGGAGTTCACGGAGATCGAGGGAATCGAGAAGTTCGAGGCCCTCGAAGAGCGGTACCCGACCCTCTTCGAACAGCTACGCGAGACCGGAGCCAACATCCCGATCACCCTGGTGCCGGGCAATCACGACCACGAACTCGCGGCTCACGAGGCGTACGTCGAGCGCTTTGCGGCCTACAACGTCGATCTGGTGGTCGAGCAGTCCATCGAGCGCGTGGTGGGCGAGACCCGCATTCACTTCGAACACGGCCACCAGCAGGACCCGAACAACCGGATCGAGGACTGGGGCAATCCCCACGCGAGCCCCCTTGGCTACTACTTCAACACCCTCGTCACCAGCCGCGCGGGCCGGCTCTCCGACCGGGGGCGGTTCAACTGGCTCAAGGACGTCCAGGCGGTCACGCCCACCGAGCGGATCCCGGCCTGGCTGATCTCGAAGTACTTCTATCGTGAGATGAACCCGCTGATCCGCTACGCGCTGGTCCCGTTTCTCCTGCTTTTCAACATCAGCGCCGTTCTCGCGGTGCTGGCCGGCCTGGATCTCGTCGGGATCTGGTCCTGGCCCGTGGAGTGGACCACGACCGCGCTGGGCCAGCTCGGGACTGCCGGCACTGCGATCTGGTTTCTCCTCGCGGTCAACGTGGCCGTCGCGGGCCTGCTCTTGCTCGTCGGCATCCCGCTTTACTTCCTCCGGCGAGACGTCAGGCAAACCGTCAACCGCTTTGGCGTCTTCGAGACCGATCTGACCGTCAACACGGTCGAGCCCTACGAAGACGCGGCCCGGGCCGTCTTCGAGGCCAAACCCGACACGCGGATCTTCTGCTATGGCCACACTCACCGCCCGTCGATTCGCCCAGTCGAGGACGGCCTGCTGGTCAACACCGGCACGTGGCTCAAACGACTCCACCGTCGCGAGGGCGTCATTGGCATCCTCCCGTCGGTCTTCTACCCGACCTACCAGCTCAGCGCCGTCCGCATCGCGGCCGAACCCGAGGGCGTGAGCGTCGAGTTCGAACCCATTCAGAAGCCAAATCCCACGCCGGAAGAACTCACGCGCACCGAGCGTTTTGTCACGCTGGGCCGCGAGCCGGATCCGGATCTCCCGGATCGGGCCGTCCTCCGGACCGAGCAGTCACGGCGAGAGTGA
- a CDS encoding DMT family transporter — translation MQSATRGVVLALISALGFGTLAIFGRLSELVGLSLSSLLAFRFALATPLVWLPLLYQGRLERLRGRDLGIAVLLGAGGYAAMSFLFLTGVNIIGAGLGAIVLYIYPALVVVLAALFLDERVTKLIVAAVAIAVAGVGLVVTGQPANVDFLGIGTVLLAAAVYAGYITLSGTILDRVSATVLTAHVIPAASVTFIVHGLLTGSAQVPATLDQWGVVLGIALFATAIPILTFFAAVTDIGASRTSIVSTLEPVFTVFLGALLLGETLSPISIIGGLAVLSGVFLVQYERARVTEPAESSR, via the coding sequence ATGCAATCGGCGACTCGTGGGGTGGTTCTGGCGTTGATCTCCGCACTCGGATTCGGCACACTCGCCATTTTCGGCCGGCTCTCGGAGCTTGTCGGACTCTCTCTTTCCTCGCTACTTGCCTTCCGTTTCGCGCTTGCGACCCCGCTCGTGTGGCTCCCACTGCTCTATCAGGGCCGGCTCGAACGGCTGCGGGGGCGGGACCTGGGCATTGCCGTCCTGCTCGGGGCCGGTGGCTACGCGGCGATGAGTTTCCTCTTTCTCACCGGCGTGAACATAATCGGGGCCGGACTGGGGGCGATCGTCCTCTACATCTACCCGGCCCTCGTGGTGGTCCTGGCTGCACTCTTCCTCGACGAACGAGTGACGAAGCTCATCGTGGCTGCGGTCGCCATCGCCGTCGCCGGTGTCGGCCTCGTCGTGACCGGGCAGCCCGCCAATGTCGATTTCCTCGGGATCGGGACCGTCCTCCTGGCGGCGGCGGTCTATGCCGGCTACATCACGCTCAGCGGGACCATCCTCGATCGGGTGTCGGCGACGGTCCTGACGGCTCACGTCATCCCGGCGGCCAGCGTGACGTTCATCGTCCACGGCCTGCTCACCGGGTCGGCCCAGGTGCCGGCCACGCTCGACCAATGGGGCGTGGTGCTCGGCATCGCGCTGTTCGCCACGGCGATCCCGATTCTCACCTTCTTCGCCGCGGTCACGGACATCGGTGCCAGCCGGACCAGCATCGTGAGCACGCTCGAACCCGTGTTCACGGTCTTCCTGGGTGCACTCCTGCTCGGCGAAACCCTCTCTCCGATTTCGATTATCGGTGGCCTCGCGGTCCTCTCGGGGGTGTTCCTCGTTCAGTACGAACGGGCCCGGGTGACCGAACCGGCCGAATCAAGCCGGTGA